One Streptomyces sp. CNQ-509 DNA window includes the following coding sequences:
- a CDS encoding serine protease — protein MPANGKRRIRRKALAAAALAATLALTAGACEDGGGDSGADDKQQEQESQAPEKELALPEGIPDALKNLDLDKWRDGGWEDWAKEDWLRDAREFVNPIIEDLWDPDRMWDAEQPPSRVDEDDVSEDQGVTDPEPAPVEAVEAATPYDESQPAAGKIFFDTPEGPMVCSGTVVADPANPGKSNLVATAGHCVHKGSDGGWWRNVIFVPSFNPEGKTVAELEAEQATEADIAPKGTFWAEEARTTDEWISEGKSQGGVGAPYDFAVMKVQPKDGGGQSLEETVGASVPVWFDAPAVNDVGDLTATGYPAAAPYDGGRLYSCTDAAGRLSIQASQPTMYRIGCTMTAGASGGGWTASNGGEEQLVSVTSIGPLQATWLAGPRLDKEAEAVFDEVSGG, from the coding sequence ATGCCCGCCAACGGGAAACGTCGTATACGGAGAAAGGCGCTGGCCGCGGCGGCCCTCGCGGCCACCCTGGCGCTGACCGCCGGTGCCTGCGAGGACGGCGGCGGTGACAGCGGCGCCGACGACAAGCAGCAAGAGCAGGAGTCGCAGGCGCCCGAGAAGGAACTGGCGCTCCCCGAGGGGATCCCGGACGCGCTGAAGAACCTCGACCTCGACAAGTGGAGGGACGGCGGCTGGGAGGACTGGGCCAAGGAGGACTGGCTGCGCGACGCGCGCGAGTTCGTCAACCCGATCATCGAGGACCTCTGGGACCCTGACCGGATGTGGGACGCCGAGCAGCCGCCCAGCCGGGTAGACGAGGACGACGTGTCCGAGGACCAGGGCGTCACCGACCCGGAGCCGGCGCCCGTCGAGGCGGTCGAGGCGGCCACGCCTTACGACGAGTCGCAGCCCGCCGCCGGGAAGATCTTCTTCGACACCCCCGAGGGCCCCATGGTCTGCTCCGGCACCGTGGTCGCAGACCCGGCCAACCCGGGCAAGTCCAACCTGGTGGCCACCGCCGGCCACTGCGTGCACAAGGGCTCCGACGGCGGCTGGTGGCGCAACGTCATCTTCGTGCCCTCCTTCAACCCCGAGGGCAAGACCGTCGCCGAGCTGGAGGCCGAGCAGGCGACCGAGGCCGACATCGCGCCCAAGGGCACGTTCTGGGCCGAGGAGGCCCGTACGACCGACGAGTGGATCTCCGAGGGCAAGTCGCAGGGCGGCGTGGGCGCCCCGTACGACTTCGCCGTGATGAAGGTCCAGCCGAAGGACGGCGGCGGACAGTCCCTGGAGGAGACCGTCGGCGCCTCGGTGCCCGTCTGGTTCGACGCCCCGGCCGTGAACGACGTCGGTGATCTGACCGCCACCGGCTATCCGGCGGCCGCGCCGTACGACGGCGGGCGCCTCTACTCCTGCACCGACGCGGCGGGCCGGCTGTCGATCCAGGCGTCGCAGCCCACGATGTACCGCATCGGCTGCACCATGACCGCCGGCGCCTCCGGCGGCGGCTGGACCGCGTCGAACGGCGGCGAGGAGCAGCTCGTGTCCGTCACGTCGATCGGCCCGCTGCAGGCCACCTGGCTCGCCGGGCCGAGGCTGGACAAGGAGGCCGAGGCGGTCTTCGACGAGGTGAGCGGCGGCTAG
- a CDS encoding TAXI family TRAP transporter solute-binding subunit has product MVHTVPRRLGRRRALQAAVATAAVLGLLLWWLLPLGGSGSPAGKVVFATGVRSGVYAEYGRLLREGLARDEPDLDVRLHTSQGSIDNLRKVTAGRADFAVATADSVATYRRDRLPGWQGLRAVARLYDDYMQLVVLRDSPVRHAADLRGLKVGVGEDGSGVQLITRRLLSAAGLDFDEDVTAVREGLDTMPGLLRDREIDAFFWSGGLPTEAVERLAQQTEIELVPLGDLLGPLHAQGELARYYRAAVMPPDAYPTVQRDTAVPTLAVANLLVTTDREDPRLTESVTSTVIRDRDRIGRVVHAAQRVDLRTAVFTDPLELHEGAARYYRQEKP; this is encoded by the coding sequence GTGGTCCACACCGTCCCGCGCCGCCTCGGCAGGCGCCGAGCGCTGCAGGCCGCCGTGGCGACGGCGGCCGTGCTCGGGCTGCTCCTGTGGTGGCTCCTGCCGCTGGGCGGCAGCGGCAGCCCGGCGGGCAAGGTGGTCTTCGCCACCGGGGTGCGCTCGGGCGTGTACGCGGAGTACGGACGGCTGCTGCGCGAAGGGCTCGCCCGGGACGAGCCGGACCTCGACGTACGGCTGCACACCAGCCAGGGCTCCATCGACAACTTGCGCAAGGTCACCGCGGGCCGCGCCGACTTCGCCGTCGCCACCGCCGACTCCGTGGCCACGTACCGCCGCGACCGGCTGCCCGGCTGGCAGGGGCTGCGCGCGGTGGCCCGGCTCTACGACGACTACATGCAGCTCGTCGTCCTGCGCGACTCGCCCGTGCGGCACGCCGCCGACCTGCGCGGCCTCAAGGTCGGCGTCGGTGAGGACGGCTCCGGTGTCCAACTGATCACGCGGCGGCTGCTGTCGGCGGCCGGGCTCGACTTCGACGAGGACGTGACGGCGGTACGCGAGGGCCTCGACACGATGCCGGGACTCCTGCGCGACCGGGAGATCGACGCCTTCTTCTGGTCCGGCGGCCTGCCCACGGAAGCCGTCGAACGCCTGGCACAGCAGACCGAGATCGAACTCGTACCGCTCGGCGACCTCCTCGGCCCTCTCCACGCCCAGGGCGAACTGGCCCGCTACTACCGCGCCGCGGTCATGCCGCCCGACGCCTACCCGACGGTCCAGCGCGACACCGCCGTGCCGACGCTCGCGGTGGCGAACCTGCTGGTCACCACCGACCGGGAGGACCCCCGGCTGACGGAGAGCGTGACCAGCACGGTGATACGGGACCGTGACCGGATCGGCCGCGTGGTGCACGCCGCCCAGCGGGTCGACCTGCGCACGGCGGTCTTCACCGACCCGCTGGAGCTGCACGAGGGGGCGGCCCGCTACTACCGGCAGGAGAAGCCGTAG